The sequence below is a genomic window from Theobroma cacao cultivar B97-61/B2 chromosome 6, Criollo_cocoa_genome_V2, whole genome shotgun sequence.
CCATAAGGCTTTAGTACCATTTTTCTcatctcccctgtgagtaatcattgccaaacctcatttttaaagaattttaagcttttttcccttcaaaatcgaggaaaaataattttctcctctcaggggcattttcgtcatatttcctcaaaatttttcgAACCcgactaaaaatgtagtagatgagtggaaaacacatatttcatgatttcaaataaattttggtatctaaaacatttattaaaaattatattgcaactatttgaataaaataaaaatgttcaataaaatattctaatttcttgtaaaacatatttatagagtcatcggtaaataatttttgtaatataaaagctaaataaattcatacgtaCTATAATATAGATAACCgggatatgaaatttactttacagTGACTCGTGGGCCAACAAGgaacaaaagtgcacaaaggcagtaaacctacagttttttttttggagtaGTAAAGCCGACTATAATCCTTGACGATATCTGTTATCCGCAGGCTAcctcgagcctgaaatggttgaaaaggaaggtggtgagattataaaatctcagtgagtaaacagataccatctaaaccatctaaagtctagtaaatggagacaattaaaataagtcatcatactgtaatttcattaactttcaactcatttcaaccaaataaaatcaattcatataaatcgagtaatcaacatggcttatgaatttcttaaaactttggctcgtgtcAAAATCGTTCTCATACCCAGTTAtaagggataccttgatcgagggctatcctaatcgagtccgccaaggctgttaaaaagtcatgtatgcataaatcatgtttttattttgaaaatatccCAATCGTTCTCTAAGTACTTAATATGTCAGCAAGTGAAAGCTGAACATCAAAGAACTTAGCAATTGTTACAACCGTTTTCGATTCTTGAATGGAAATGGGAACATGTAACAATAGATTTTGTAATGGGTTTATCATGAGCTAGGGTTTGCTATGATGCTATTCTGGTGACAATTGATCCGCTAACTAAGTATGCCCACTTTTTGTCAATCAAGATTAAGTATGGAGTAGCTTGATATGCCCAAATAAACATTAATGAGATTGTAAGCTACATGGTGTTCCGATAACGATAGTGTCCAACAGAGGATCACAGTTCATGAGTcaatttttgaggaaatttTAAGAAAGCTTTGGCATGAGATTGGATTTTTGTATGACTTTCCACTTGCCAATGGATGGCTAGTTCAAGCCCACCATCCAGACGCttgaggatatgttgagggcaaTTGCGCTTTATTTTGAGGTCTCATGGAATCATTACTTGCCATTGGCCAAGTTTGCTTATAACAATAGCTATCAAGCCATGATCGGTATGGCTCCGTATGAGGCTTTGTATAGGGGAAGATGTAGATCACCTATTGATTGGTTTAAAGTTAGGGAACAAAAGCTCTTAGGACCAGAAATGGTCTAAGAAGCTGAACGAGGTGTTCAAGTAATTCGACTAAGGATGCTAACAGCTCAAAGTCATCAAAAGTCTTATGCCAATAATAGACGCAAACCCTTGGAATTCGAAGTTGGCGATTATGTGTTCTTGAAAATCTCGCCAACCAAAGGAGTGAGAAGATTcgaaaagaaagggaaattgAGCCCTAGATACATCGGACCCTTTGAGGTGTTAAAGTGCATAGGCGTAGTTGCTTATCATTTGGCATTACTGCTCAACTTATTCGACATTCATCCAGTCTTTCATGTGTGCATGCTTAGGAAGTATGTTCCTGATCCTTCGCATGTGATACAGTATGATGAAGTCCAGTTACAAGACAAAAATAGTTATGAGGAACAACCCATAGCCATATTGGATCAACAAGTAAAACGATTTTGCTATAAGGGTATTGTTatggtgaaagtattgtggcTAAGCCATTTGATTGAAGAAGCCACATGGGAACTCAATGaggaaatgagaaagaaatatccccatctttttcaattttgatatATGCTTTAAATTATGGTGTGCAATTAAATTAAGAGACAAATTTCTTATAAGGAGAGGAGAATGTAACACCCCTAATTTTGGAGGTAATTTAAGTTAATGAAGGATGATCTATTTAATATGTATTATGCCTTGAAGACATCGATGATATGTTATGTATGTCAAGTGTGGAGAGTGTATACGTTTACActtaagtaaatttttttgaggAAATATCAAAAATGATGAATGAACTCTATGGTTTAAGGTTTTGAATTGTATTTGATGTGATAATTGAGGGTATGTATGTGTGGATTCGATTTTATAACTGATTTGAGGTTGTGGAAGACATTTTAAATGGGTTAAGCTTTAAAAGGagaaatttttatgaattgagACTTAAAAAGTCGATCCTAGTGCATAGAGGGTCGATCTTATGAAGTAAAAAGTAGGGGAAGTAAAGCATACTGGCCAAGGATCGACTATATGCCGTCTATAGTTAATCCTAGGAATGAAAAATGGAAGCGATATGGACTTTCTGGTACAGGATCGACTATAGACTCTCCATAATAGATCCTATGAAgcaaaaatgactaaaaatgacattttggTCAAGATCAACTATAGACCCTTTATAGTTAATCCGATGAATGGGGAAAAGGGTGAAAACAAACTTTTTGGTCTAGAATCAACTACAGACCCTCCATATTCAACCCTAAGACGCCCAATCAACTTAAAAAGCCCAAAACCAaacatttcttcattttttgttaactCCACATTTCTCCACTCATCTTCCCTCAACTCTCACACCCTTCAAACCcaataaaattcaatcatAAATCATGGATTCTAAGTGTTAAAGGAAACAGATTTCACTCCTAACAActtaattgtgtgattttgctttctctctctagaactcAAACCCTGACCttctaaaatgatttttgaaggCATTTGGAGTGGATTGGAGCTTTGGAAATGCTCCTAGAGGTAAGATTAAGCATTTTTACTGAttggttttcaatttaattgattaataacttaaatttgatttagtCTAGCTTTAAAGAAATTGGCCCCTAAAGTTGACTAGGGATTTGGGGTAAATAGTTGTACAATTCAACTTCTAAGGTATGGTTTTAGCTcattattaaatgattttgagcTTATACATTGGATTACTAaagatttgtttatttttataaaagttGGCATTTTTCGAAAGTTAGGATTTAACTAATTTTGTGATGTTCTAATGTACTTAAGGGAAGATTAAGCAATTTGGGCACATTTGTGGGCCAAAATATGGTTGGAGGCTAAGAATCGACGTTTGGCTACGGACTACTTCTAATTTGTCACTGTGAGTAGGTTAAttaaatgcatgtgatgcataaTGCATGGAAAATGCACTGCACTAGTACTACATTATGAATGTAGGCCGATTTGAACATGCCTAGgtgtcacatcccatttcctAGAAAGATTATGACTGACGTAAGACCCAAACGAGCATAACCCATTAGGCGCAAgctgttggtcccaagtaaatgtgctagaggggggtgaatagcataatttggctctttcaaaaattgactCTAAGTGGGAACAAatgcaagtgaaaaaaaaagaatgaaaataagaacaaaaacataGTAGACAGCATAGCAGAATTTAGAATGATTCaatccaagacctacatccactactttgattgttcaaccaaggattttccaattaatccactaagaacggtgaaattcacaagctttcaccaagcttttacaatggcttttacgaAGCTTAgtcaaaacctttcacaatagtttttaccgggatcaactaaaacccaacacctaacttatCAAGGCTAAATTAGAACTTATACTCAATgaagctaacccaagcttgagcaaccccttagagtgtctcccacactctaagtaaacagaaaatagagaaaaaatgaagtacaattgatcacctaactgatctaagatgtacaaagttaagctcaaacactttttcaaaggatgggagtgaaatacaagtgtaaagagaaggtttttagtcttctaagctcaaaatcactatgGATGGCTTCTCTATCTTGTTTTTGACTATTGgagaggctttaaatacttgcaaAATCAATTCTGGCCGTTGGAGATAGAAACTAGCCATTTCTAGccgttattttgtcttttagtactcaattgaaattttttgacagaatgatcttagtcgactaactgcgctcttagtcgactaagttgtctctgttttCTGATCCCAATTTTTGGCagtgagctcttagtcgactaacttcctTTTTAGTCAATTAAGTTGTTTCTGTTTTGAAGTCTAGATTTCTAGCAGTaggctcttagttgactaacaatacttcttagtcgactaagtcttttctgtttctAAATCGACCATCTCcatttttgagttttagttgGCCAACTCCCTTGATTATTTGACTAAGTGGCTTCTGTTTGTGTCCAGCACTcgcttaactgattaaatctTATGTTAACCAGTTAAGACTAATTTGTCTTCATTaaagctctttcttctttgcttgtttaaccaattaacccatTTTGCAACTGAACAAAcatcttgacttgctttcatatactaaatatattaattaatttaagctttctcctgcacacttaaacaatataattagacatcaatgaatgggaatattttgttatcatcaaaaacatatagagtcaacattctctctcttattttttatgatgacaaaacattcctagattaagagtgcaatgtctacgttcaatatgaatgcttcaaatctttacgCATAATGAGTTGTtcccccttagtcaatgcctctagttttctttacataatattcaacaaaatcaaaactaagcattacacacataaattaaacatgaagatatatcaaactctatttaacttagtctttcttctcttctttttctttttcatcattaaacaaaatattcaaaactcccccttaatgagtgcatctagtttttcctttaatttttaaagtagACTTTAATGAATAAGAATCATAAACACTCATACacttaagtcatacaagcttatagatatagttcaacaacttcaagagtcaagcttgtaactatgtaagaacaaatgtatgggagttaaatcatttcaagaacttgtcaaggatcactcaaataatattcaagcaaatttgatcattttgtcataatcaaaactataataattttaaagctaacacaaGCAAGCCTTTTCTCATAACATCATCAAACATTCATCATCACATGCGAAAGCATCATATCACATCCATTAAGATACATAATCGTAATACATACATTCTTAAAACTTATTATACAATAAAGGAACTTCTCAACTTAATTGTGTAAGCTTAACGTAATACATCTATATGTGTATTAACAAGTGCCACTGTCATAGTGCACGATAATATAAACATTAACATCATCAGCACCCTCGGGTGTCCATAATGGCTCTTGAGTCATCATCATGATCTCATACATAACATTTTTCATATAAGATGCCCAAACATGGGCaatatcaacataaacatATTCATAATCTGTAAACATAACATAAAGTAAAGACCGACTCATCAACGAAACGTGATTGACCCTTTAGGCATCAAGTGGTTGCTAGACACCTACTAAGGAATGAAGACCAGACACTAGTATCCGCAACACTGGCTACTATCAAAGGCTATCATTAATCTGCGACAAAATAAATGGGAAAAATAACatgtgagtcacaaagactccGTGAATGGCTACGAGAAGGGGACAAGGCAAAGGATAAAAGTATTTCATAACCATGCATTTATAACTAATGTCGTTCCTAACTTCCGAATCATAAAATTGATTATACGagccatttaaactcatttaaatACCTTCTGTTTGAAAACAAACTTATATAAACCTTTAGAAATCCTTTACCtctaaaattctcatcaaATTCTCCTAAACATCCTTTTCTGTACCATATCTATCGTTACATTattgaatgtatcgatacttacAAGCATCCATCAATACATTGGTaaaatgtattaatacatttCACACAAAAAGCCTCCTATGGCAATCTGTttagaatgtatcgatacatgctCCATATGTATTGATAATTTGAACACAGAGACCAAGTTTCTGAACAATTTCACCATTTTTGCCATTCCTTAAGTCCCTTTATATCTCGAGAACTATCTTTAGGGCTCAATTCTTCTTACTAAGCACATTCTCATGCCATCATAAGGTATAAACCATAAACATTACTCAAATGAACTCAACATACAACATACCATAAACATAACAACCATGATCATTTcattaacattaaaactcataCATTGTGATGGTTTGACCCCCATCAACCTTGGGCTGTTAAGGTACATCCCCATTACACCTTAGACTGGCAACGTATAAGCCCATTGCACCTTGGGCTGGCAATGTATATTCAATGTATAACCCCATTGCACCTTGGGCTGCCAACGTATATCCCCATTGTACCTTGTGCAttttatgatgcatcataagAATGAAGTCGTCACTTGCACCTCATAAGAGTGGTATCAATCGCACTCTTTGAGTTCTCATACTTATAACATGTGGTATGTGGAATGTTCTTCACAAACATGCTTACTCATCTCATAAGGTATATCAAATTCACATCATATACTTAATCTCATGGCATTTATGCTAGCTCAATCATCTTATGTAGTATATGCaatatacatcatatacatatttgTATCAATTTTGTATAATggttaattaacttaaaagttATTTCTTGAACCTTTTCCAATCGTACTTAGATGCAGTGTAAAACAAATATGAGtgaattatttttctaaagaGAGAACAATATTGTTTTGTCACAACATTGACATATGATCATTATTGAGGTTTTTTCTCTCAATcgctatttatattttctgcCCAAGCcaattgaattggaaattaGACTTGTGTACCTTTCTAAGAAGCCCAAAtttgcattttatttttaactccaaataaatcaataatggCCTTTTAAAGTCATGTTTCATGCATACTATGGGAATGTTCATAGAATCTTATTTAAGTTTGCCCTAATTATAATTAGAAGGATAACGTGAGAGATAGCAATAGATTAACAAGTTCATTTAAGTATGCACTAATTACAATTAGAAGGATAACGTGAGAGATAGCAATAGATTAAGAAGTTGAACATGAACTTATAATCGATATTATATAtcagtaaaaaaataaaaacactattttttttcccacACTACAACTATTGTGCTGCACTAGTTTGAACTTTGAACCAGTTTCCTAAGGTTTTCAATGATCATAACCAGCTTGGTATTAAGCCGATTCACAAAGCACTTGGGAAGCCATCCTGCAGGATCTAACTGCACATAgcaaagaaggaaaataaGCATTAAAGGAATATGAACAACAATCCATTACATGCAGAAGAGCAAGTTATTTACCTGAACAACATAAGTAACAATACAGGAGTTTATATCTTCAAGCTGCTCCACAACCCATCCCGACTGCAGCAATAATCCTCTAATTGCATCATTTTGCTTTGGATGCAATCCAGCAGCAATTTCCTTTGGCAGTGAGGCCACTGCTACAACCTGCAAATTCCCAATTGACGaagattattatattattatatggGAAGTGGGGGCTTTAAACTCTTGCAATCTACTTTTTTGGGAGAAATACTTACCAAAGTGCCATCTTCCATGGTTTCACGTCGCTCGTAGACTATGAATTCTCTTTTCCTGAAAagaggttttgatttttctccAAAACTAAGACGAATAATGCTCAAGTTATCTTCAAGATCTTTTATGTATCTGGCTTCTACGAGGTCAGGGTCCCATTGCTGttccagaaaagaaaaaaatttagaattagaGCAACAATTTCGCAGTTATTTTAACTGAAGTAATTTgtgtttttaattaatcaattgttattttcttgcaGTCAAGAACAAAGGATGGGTTGTTATTTTGTACGATGTTGATCTTCTAAGAAACTCAGCCacataaataaagaaaaatccaaaCAAACGGACAGTGCTAGAGACaaaagttttcttttccaGGGCGACAAACCAGAATGCATCTTCTTATCTACAAACCAAATAAAGCTATCAATCTAAAATGACTGTTCGAGCAATTCTCACCAGTGAGCAGCAGAAATCCTAAGTCTGCATTCAGCTCCACAAAAATTAGTGGGGAATTAATTGATAAGgttaatgaaaaacaaaaaatgaatcaCCTTGGCAGCATCTATAGCAGTGGCAACGGTGATGAATTGTTGGGGTGAGACAGATCTAAGCAGCCAGCGACTACGGAAAATGTGAAGAGATCCAGACCTGCGCTTTGATATCTCTACTCCATTGTCAAGGGTAAGAATCTTCCATCCATCATTAGCATTCCCCAACTTGTTTGAGTCTGAAGCCGACAATAACTCCTGTATACAGCTCTCACTTGCAAATTGGACGTACCTTCTTAGAGAGTCCTCACTGATGGACCTTTCGGGAGccaaaagaaaatgcaaaaaatgagacaaatattttgattttgcgAAGGTAAGTTTCAACAAGGATGGATATATCAAAAGAGAGGGAATTTACCAAGACTGGCTGCAAGCTGCTGGACTACTGATCATTTTTTGGGTTCCAAATTTTGATACTAGGCCTCTTTTTCACTTGAAAGAAACCAGAAAGTGGAGGAGGGATGTATATCAAATATTGGTTATAAGGCTAGACTCAAGAGAACAAAATAATGCGAAGTGGGCCGAGGTGATTGATGCATATGCACTGCCAGAAGAAGCTCCATGATTAAAACTgcacctctctctctctctctctcaaaataGATAAATGATAGATTCTTTCCTTGCAAAAAAGGAACAAGAACCAAGGGTAGGGAAGATGTTGCACATGGAGTGTTGGTAGCTTTTGAAAAACAACAGGAGAAATGAGAAGGAGACTAAAAATCAAAGCCAGACTAATGGAGGCTTGAACTCAATAGATTATCTCAACTTGCCTGGTCATGGGTGACACGGTGACTCTATTTAAACACTCTCATGGGTCATCATGAGGTCCCCAATCACGTGCACACACCCAAGTTTCAAGTTGCCTAGAAAACATCCCTAACTTCAACTTGAAAGCATATTCCACATTTTACCATCCATTCTTGGATGAGGCGGTAACCGCCTTTTGTTACTTTTGGCTTTTAATTCTACTTTATAgtagattttgaaaaagaaaattaataacaaaaatatcaataaaaaatggatgaataaaatttaattgtaattTGCGGATCTACAATCGAAACTAGAAATTTAGACCTATTTGATTTTCCTATGCTTGCATATATGGCACTAGAAGAGACaatatatttgaatatttcgtTCCCGCAGTTCAATTCATTAGTTTATAAAAGCTTTCCCATGACGTTAATGATAATCAGATATAGGAATTACATTTGCTTTTTGAACAAAACAGATAGTACTCGTTGCAATAATGAAAGAACATGCCTTTTAAGGCACAAACCTTCTTATTGCATCTATGCTTGCTGACAGTTAAATAAACACAACCAAATATTGAAAATCTTTTAACAGAACATACTAAATTTCTAAGACTGTTTTACTAACAATTGGAAATCaaagtttttcaatttctatttAGGAGTTTTTTCCAGATTGCATTTTGAACTGTCTTGGGAGACCTAATTGGGATGAAGATGATTCATCTTCTAGTTCTTCT
It includes:
- the LOC18595688 gene encoding PCTP-like protein translates to MISSPAACSQSWSISEDSLRRYVQFASESCIQELLSASDSNKLGNANDGWKILTLDNGVEISKRRSGSLHIFRSRWLLRSVSPQQFITVATAIDAAKQWDPDLVEARYIKDLEDNLSIIRLSFGEKSKPLFRKREFIVYERRETMEDGTLVVAVASLPKEIAAGLHPKQNDAIRGLLLQSGWVVEQLEDINSCIVTYVVQLDPAGWLPKCFVNRLNTKLVMIIENLRKLVQSSN